One Arvicanthis niloticus isolate mArvNil1 chromosome 13, mArvNil1.pat.X, whole genome shotgun sequence genomic window carries:
- the Pex2 gene encoding peroxisome biogenesis factor 2 isoform X2, whose translation MFIFYMKIDQAKDPLRNYSIREDMAAREENMQNATRVLRISQLDALELNKALEQLVWSQFTQCFHGFKPGLLARFEPEVKAFLWLFLWRFTIYSKNATVGQSVLNIQYKNDSSPNLIYQPPSTNQKLWYAVCTIGGRWLEERCYDLFRNRHLASFGKAKQCVNFVVGLLKLGELMNFLIFLQKGKFATLTERLLGIHSVFCKPQNMREVGFEYMNRELLWHGFAEFLIFLLPLINIQKLKAKLSSWCIPLTGTTGSDSTGGSSGKECALCAEWPTMPHTIGCEHVFCYYCVKSSFLFDIYFTCPKCGTEVHSVQPLKSGIEMSEVNAL comes from the exons ATGTTTATATTCTACATGAAAATAGATCAAGCAAAAGACCCACTTAGAAACTACAG CATCAGAGAAGATATGGCTGCCAGAGAAGAGAATATGCAGAATGCAACCAGAGTGCTGAGGATAAGTCAGCTGGATGCACTTGAACTGAATAAGGCCCTGGAGCAGCTCGTGTGGTCCCAGTTTACTCAGTGCTTTCATGGATTTAAGCCAGGACTGCTAGCACGCTTTGAGCCAGAAGTAAAAGCATTTCTGTGGCTTTTCCTATGGAGGTTCACCATCTACTCCAAGAATGCCACTGTGGGGCAGTCAGTTTTAAATATTCAGTACAAAAATGATTCTTCTCCCAACCTAATATACCAACCACCAAGTACAAATCAGAAACTGTGGTATGCTGTGTGCACCATTGGGGGGAGGTGGTTAGAAGAACGATGCTACGATTTGTTTCGAAACCGTCATTTAGCGTCTTTCGGGAAAGCCAAACAGTGTGTGAATTTTGTGGTTGGACTTTTAAAATTAGGTGAGTTGATGAACTTCTTGATTTTCCTACAAAAAGGAAAGTTTGCAACTTTGACAGAACGACTCCTTGGCATTCATTCCGTATTTTGCAAGCCTCAGAACATGCGAGAAGTTGGCTTTGAGTACATGAATAGGGAACTTCTCTGGCATGGCTTTGCTGAGTTTCTGATTTTTCTCTTACCACTCATCAATATCCAGAAGTTGAAAGCCAAATTGTCTTCCTGGTGCATCCCCCTTACGGGCACTACTGGTAGTGACAGTACAGGAGGTAGCAGTGGAAAAGAGTGTGCTCTGTGTGCAGAGTGGCCCACCATGCCCCACACTATTGGATGTGAGCATGTATTTTGTTACTACTGTGTTAAGAGTAGCTTCCTATTTGACATATACTTTACGTGCCCTAAGTGTGGCACAGAAGTGCACAGTGTACAGCCACTGAAATCAGGAATTGAAATGTCAGAAGTGAATGCTCTTTAG
- the Pex2 gene encoding peroxisome biogenesis factor 2 isoform X1 encodes MCSRTPPPFGRPLSAEGATASEESIREDMAAREENMQNATRVLRISQLDALELNKALEQLVWSQFTQCFHGFKPGLLARFEPEVKAFLWLFLWRFTIYSKNATVGQSVLNIQYKNDSSPNLIYQPPSTNQKLWYAVCTIGGRWLEERCYDLFRNRHLASFGKAKQCVNFVVGLLKLGELMNFLIFLQKGKFATLTERLLGIHSVFCKPQNMREVGFEYMNRELLWHGFAEFLIFLLPLINIQKLKAKLSSWCIPLTGTTGSDSTGGSSGKECALCAEWPTMPHTIGCEHVFCYYCVKSSFLFDIYFTCPKCGTEVHSVQPLKSGIEMSEVNAL; translated from the coding sequence CATCAGAGAAGATATGGCTGCCAGAGAAGAGAATATGCAGAATGCAACCAGAGTGCTGAGGATAAGTCAGCTGGATGCACTTGAACTGAATAAGGCCCTGGAGCAGCTCGTGTGGTCCCAGTTTACTCAGTGCTTTCATGGATTTAAGCCAGGACTGCTAGCACGCTTTGAGCCAGAAGTAAAAGCATTTCTGTGGCTTTTCCTATGGAGGTTCACCATCTACTCCAAGAATGCCACTGTGGGGCAGTCAGTTTTAAATATTCAGTACAAAAATGATTCTTCTCCCAACCTAATATACCAACCACCAAGTACAAATCAGAAACTGTGGTATGCTGTGTGCACCATTGGGGGGAGGTGGTTAGAAGAACGATGCTACGATTTGTTTCGAAACCGTCATTTAGCGTCTTTCGGGAAAGCCAAACAGTGTGTGAATTTTGTGGTTGGACTTTTAAAATTAGGTGAGTTGATGAACTTCTTGATTTTCCTACAAAAAGGAAAGTTTGCAACTTTGACAGAACGACTCCTTGGCATTCATTCCGTATTTTGCAAGCCTCAGAACATGCGAGAAGTTGGCTTTGAGTACATGAATAGGGAACTTCTCTGGCATGGCTTTGCTGAGTTTCTGATTTTTCTCTTACCACTCATCAATATCCAGAAGTTGAAAGCCAAATTGTCTTCCTGGTGCATCCCCCTTACGGGCACTACTGGTAGTGACAGTACAGGAGGTAGCAGTGGAAAAGAGTGTGCTCTGTGTGCAGAGTGGCCCACCATGCCCCACACTATTGGATGTGAGCATGTATTTTGTTACTACTGTGTTAAGAGTAGCTTCCTATTTGACATATACTTTACGTGCCCTAAGTGTGGCACAGAAGTGCACAGTGTACAGCCACTGAAATCAGGAATTGAAATGTCAGAAGTGAATGCTCTTTAG
- the Pex2 gene encoding peroxisome biogenesis factor 2 isoform X3, with product MAAREENMQNATRVLRISQLDALELNKALEQLVWSQFTQCFHGFKPGLLARFEPEVKAFLWLFLWRFTIYSKNATVGQSVLNIQYKNDSSPNLIYQPPSTNQKLWYAVCTIGGRWLEERCYDLFRNRHLASFGKAKQCVNFVVGLLKLGELMNFLIFLQKGKFATLTERLLGIHSVFCKPQNMREVGFEYMNRELLWHGFAEFLIFLLPLINIQKLKAKLSSWCIPLTGTTGSDSTGGSSGKECALCAEWPTMPHTIGCEHVFCYYCVKSSFLFDIYFTCPKCGTEVHSVQPLKSGIEMSEVNAL from the coding sequence ATGGCTGCCAGAGAAGAGAATATGCAGAATGCAACCAGAGTGCTGAGGATAAGTCAGCTGGATGCACTTGAACTGAATAAGGCCCTGGAGCAGCTCGTGTGGTCCCAGTTTACTCAGTGCTTTCATGGATTTAAGCCAGGACTGCTAGCACGCTTTGAGCCAGAAGTAAAAGCATTTCTGTGGCTTTTCCTATGGAGGTTCACCATCTACTCCAAGAATGCCACTGTGGGGCAGTCAGTTTTAAATATTCAGTACAAAAATGATTCTTCTCCCAACCTAATATACCAACCACCAAGTACAAATCAGAAACTGTGGTATGCTGTGTGCACCATTGGGGGGAGGTGGTTAGAAGAACGATGCTACGATTTGTTTCGAAACCGTCATTTAGCGTCTTTCGGGAAAGCCAAACAGTGTGTGAATTTTGTGGTTGGACTTTTAAAATTAGGTGAGTTGATGAACTTCTTGATTTTCCTACAAAAAGGAAAGTTTGCAACTTTGACAGAACGACTCCTTGGCATTCATTCCGTATTTTGCAAGCCTCAGAACATGCGAGAAGTTGGCTTTGAGTACATGAATAGGGAACTTCTCTGGCATGGCTTTGCTGAGTTTCTGATTTTTCTCTTACCACTCATCAATATCCAGAAGTTGAAAGCCAAATTGTCTTCCTGGTGCATCCCCCTTACGGGCACTACTGGTAGTGACAGTACAGGAGGTAGCAGTGGAAAAGAGTGTGCTCTGTGTGCAGAGTGGCCCACCATGCCCCACACTATTGGATGTGAGCATGTATTTTGTTACTACTGTGTTAAGAGTAGCTTCCTATTTGACATATACTTTACGTGCCCTAAGTGTGGCACAGAAGTGCACAGTGTACAGCCACTGAAATCAGGAATTGAAATGTCAGAAGTGAATGCTCTTTAG